One window of Uloborus diversus isolate 005 chromosome 3, Udiv.v.3.1, whole genome shotgun sequence genomic DNA carries:
- the LOC129218893 gene encoding early growth response protein 1-A-like yields the protein MFPSTLPQQPNVNQSITYRGSFTTTTRTVPSGESPSMVSAWFNPEKAFSLNILPQQSVQGLSGLGTPISNLGHSPGPSTSQFATSPTASAFETADTVAPDSAFSLESATDPTQQDLLLHFSASSQFDPSSFIVKQPPVYSSCTSHTITSCEALLAAGGLTVQSLLSPTTDDFFERQPHSFQKYQWSNFQTPLAEFCATTATDSSQIDAGPSVVSLPTKLEPDLGIVAQNTATLAEYNQSTSKGHEILNQAYQNSPVPLKLLPVKPRKYPNRPSKTPVHERPYACPIDPCDRRFSRSDELTRHIRIHTGQKPFQCTICMRSFSRSDHLTTHIRTHTGEKPFSCDTCGRKFARSDEKKRHAKVHLKQKTKKYGRSENSSNDNLDGQGPSSGGCLSLAGSSCP from the coding sequence ATGTTTCCAAGTACTCTTCCTCAACAGCCAAACGTAAATCAAAGCATTACATATCGTGGATCTTTCACCACAACGACAAGAACGGTACCATCAGGAGAAAGCCCCTCGATGGTAAGTGCCTGGTTCAACCCCGAGAAAGCTTTTTCTCTGAATATTTTGCCGCAGCAATCTGTCCAAGGACTCTCTGGATTAGGCACTCCTATATCAAATTTGGGACATTCACCGGGACCATCTACCTCACAATTTGCAACGTCTCCGACAGCAAGTGCATTTGAAACAGCTGATACAGTGGCTCCAGATTCTGCTTTTTCTCTTGAAAGTGCAACAGATCCAACTCAGCAAGATCTACTACTGCATTTTAGCGCATCATCGCAATTCGACCCATCAAGTTTCATCGTAAAACAACCACCTGTGTACAGTTCCTGCACCAGTCATACTATCACATCTTGTGAAGCATTGTTAGCCGCTGGCGGTCTTACAGTACAATCTCTTCTCAGTCCCACCACCGATGACTTTTTCGAGAGACAGCCTCATTCTTTCCAAAAATACCAATGGTCTAACTTTCAGACTCCTTTAGCTGAATTTTGTGCCACTACTGCTACTGATTCTTCACAAATTGATGCTGGTCCATCAGTGGTAAGTTTACCGACAAAACTTGAACCTGATCTGGGCATTGTCGCACAAAACACAGCTACGCTTGCCGAGTACAACCAATCGACGAGCAAAGGACACGAGATTTTAAATCAAGCGTATCAAAATAGTCCTGTACCATTGAAGTTGCTCCCAGTTAAACCTCGCAAATATCCGAACCGGCCAAGTAAAACTCCAGTACACGAGAGACCATATGCATGCCCAATTGATCCCTGTGACCGAAGGTTTTCTCGCAGTGACGAACTAACAAGGCATATTCGAATTCATACAGGTCAAAAACCATTTCAATGTACCATTTGCATGCGGTCTTTCAGTCGTTCTGATCATCTAACAACTCATATACGTACCCACACAGGTGAAAAGCCATTTTCATGTGATACATGTGGGCGCAAATTTGCAAGGagcgatgaaaaaaaaaggcatgctAAAGTTCACctgaagcaaaaaacaaaaaaatatggaAGATCAGAGAATTCTTCAAACGATAACCTAGACGGACAAGGTCCAAGTTCTGGTGGTTGTCTTTCACTTGCGGGCTCAAGTTGCCCGTAA